The DNA segment AACAGAAGATATCAGCTACTCAGGACGCCaataaatttcttttttatgtaGCTGTCCCCATTATCATATCATCAGTGAGGATGTCATAAGGTATAGAGTGGTGGTTCATATTGATGCAAAAGAAATCTACCCCTtgatagtagtaatcaAAATCTCCTTTTTGATAAGAGTGCTAGTTTGTTTCTTGACATTTGTATTTCTATTCTAATcctaaaaataaaaagattaGGTAGGGTACAGGAAAGTCAACCATAGTCGGACTACCAACCCTTTCACAATTTAGGGGAGATGACGGCACGTACGTAGAAGGATCGAAAACTACTACTTGGCGACTTTTTTCTGTGATGTAAAGCGGATGCAATGCATTACGAGTAAAACAGAGTAGCTACTTTGACGCTCAGTGAACTAATCATTGAGAAGGAACATTTACTTCGACATTGATAACATGGAAGTCTAAGAATACTCCCACATCTACAAAAATATCTACAGTAGATCTTCCAGAGGGTTTTTCCGTCCTTGTATTTTGATTCAGCTTACAGCTTACGACTGATTCTGAAGCGCACTTTCGCAGTATCTAAGGGTTCCCGCATTATTCATGCATGTTAAAGCGTTCTCATGGGCCAGTTGACAAAAGCTCGAAGAGCTATCATTTGCTGATAAGCAACTACAGTGCGCTCCTGCCGTAcgcctttttcttttcgatAAGAGTTCTTCGCCGTAATCTAAGAGAGCGCGAAATTTAGCAAACGAATAATAAGCGACCTTATGATAAAGTGGGTTATCGGAGTAAAAAGTTCGGcaaaaaatttacaaaacgTTATCACCAAGCTCTCACCCAACTAGATGTTATTGTATCTCCGAAGATATGCCTAGCATTATTACTTATCAATTGCTGATTTTTACGAATATTTTAACATATTGAGTGAGGtaatatatgtatataagtAAGTCAAAGAAGCGTCAAACCAGGAAATCATGGGCGAGGTCTTCAATATGGAAAGCTTGAAAGTGACCAGCAAAACAAAAGTGATAAAAATAGTAAAAACAGAATCAGGATGTCGGCAGATGCTAGTACAAGTTCAAATCCTACCCTAGACGAAAAAAACTTAAACATCACTTTAGATGCTGAAATTAAAAACGAAGATATAACTGCAGAACCAGTTCTAAGTACAGTAATATCACCAAATGGTAAAGTTGTCTACATCAGTGACAAGGTTGATGAGGCCATGAAATTGGCTGAGGAAgccaaagaaattgaagtaACCCCAGAAGAGGATAGAAAACTGCGTTGGAAGATCGATTATTGCATGTTCCCCCTAATGTGTATATTATATGCTGTTCAGTTTATGGACAAGATTTCCACCAGTTCGGCTGCAGTTATGGGGCTAAGAActgatttgaaaatgcaCGGCGATCAATACTCATGGGTCACTTCTGCCTTCTATTTCGGTTATTTATTTATGAATCTAGGCCCGGTACAATTCGTTTTCCAGAGAACAGATCACATGTCCAAAATGCTTGCGGTTTTTATTGTCATATGGGGACTGCTATTAGCTTTACACGCAGCTCCAACAGTCACATACCCTTCATTTATAGTTCTAAGAGTGCTTCTAGGTTGTGCCGAAAGTGTTGTCACGCCCTGCTTCACAATTATCACGGCTCAGTATTGGAAAACAGAAGAACAATTTACAAGAGTGTCAATTTGGTTCGGTATGAATGGTCTTGGCTCCGTGCTAATCAATGCAATCGCTTATGGTGTATACATTCACCAAGACTCTTACGCTATTGAAGGTTGGAAGACCTTATTTGTCATTACTGGTGTAATAACAATTTTCGTTGGtattttgatattcttATGGATCCCGGATGATCCATCAAGGGCAAGATTCTTATCtaaaagagagaaattAATGGTTGTTCAAAGAATTAGATCCAACCAACAAGGGTTCGGTAATCACGAAATTAAAAAGTATCAAATTATAGAGGCTTTGAAAGACGTCAGAACGTGGTTGTACTTTCTCTTTACTGTCAGTTCTAATATTCCTAATGGTGGTATTTCTAGTTTCATGAGTATTCTGCTGAAGGACGATTTTGGATATTCAACCAAGGATACTTTCTTGATGGGTCTACCTACTGGTGCTGTTGAACTGGTTGGTTGTCCACTATTTGGTATTCTGGCAGTTTACGCAGCTAATAAGAAGATACCATTTTGGAAGTATAAGTTGGGCTGGGCCATTTTTGCAGCTGTATTAGCATTGATTGCTAGTTGTATGTTAGGATTTGCAACTAACTCTAAAAAAGCAAGAC comes from the Saccharomyces mikatae IFO 1815 strain IFO1815 genome assembly, chromosome: 10 genome and includes:
- the DAL5 gene encoding allantoate permease: MSADASTSSNPTLDEKNLNITLDAEIKNEDITAEPVLSTVISPNGKVVYISDKVDEAMKLAEEAKEIEVTPEEDRKLRWKIDYCMFPLMCILYAVQFMDKISTSSAAVMGLRTDLKMHGDQYSWVTSAFYFGYLFMNLGPVQFVFQRTDHMSKMLAVFIVIWGLLLALHAAPTVTYPSFIVLRVLLGCAESVVTPCFTIITAQYWKTEEQFTRVSIWFGMNGLGSVLINAIAYGVYIHQDSYAIEGWKTLFVITGVITIFVGILIFLWIPDDPSRARFLSKREKLMVVQRIRSNQQGFGNHEIKKYQIIEALKDVRTWLYFLFTVSSNIPNGGISSFMSILLKDDFGYSTKDTFLMGLPTGAVELVGCPLFGILAVYAANKKIPFWKYKLGWAIFAAVLALIASCMLGFATNSKKARLAGAYLWYISPVSFICVLSNISANSSGYSKKWTVSSINLAAYAAANLAGPQTFIAKQAPQYHGAKVAMVVCYAVMIVLLSALLVINLRENKRRDKIASERGFPEETENLEFSDLTDFENPNFRYTL